A genomic segment from Streptomyces sp. NBC_01233 encodes:
- the cobT gene encoding nicotinate-nucleotide--dimethylbenzimidazole phosphoribosyltransferase, producing the protein MTDTGQVPGEGLPDSAGMVDQQGIPAPVQIPAPIPGGYAFQDLMDNPAEPEDEELLLMPSGQGAWSDPQVVPPAPVFPVDPQLPEPQLFTDASFGAEPAYPGAPVAYTEPAAYPEFPQPSFPDTGYSAGAHEAGGRDSGALDLGGLVVPQPAAPAAPAAPVRRPLHMGPPVPEATGGVVRSLADRGPAAPPAQAAPVGAVPSTPVVPAPLRQEGPPTTGPEYLDVPRAEAVAAPVPQPGGIPPQAGGPWAAEPVAAPEPVAAPEAEPAQPPVEPEPLAVPAETVAQPEQPGQPEQPGQPVQPEQQPVVAEAPAAVEAPEPQPIEVGPVPVAAVEAVVAEPVQPEPAPAQPEPAVPVEAVAVEPVQPEPVEPVAVAPEPAEVAPEPVVPVEAVVAEPVQPEPAPAQPEPVAHEEPVAPELIEVAPEPVVPVEAVVAEPVQPEPAAAQPEPVAAAEAEPEALAPAEPAAGEQAGEHAGDPAPAYADAEREAVLRVMRERRDIRKGFRTDPIPHEVLLRVLEAAHTAPSVGHSQPWDFVVIRSAETRRTMHELAQRQREAYAKSLPKGRAKQFKELKIEAILDTPVNIVVTADPTRGGRHTLGRHTQPQMAPYSSALAVENLWLAARAEGLGVGWVSFFDEREMVRELGLPEHLEVVAYLCVGYVDEFPEEPELAQAGWSQRRPLSWVVHEETYGRRALPGEEPHDLLSETVASIRPLDAKALGEAWERQKRMTKPAGALGMLEIISAQLAGLSRVCPPPIPEPAAVAIFAGDHGVHAQGVTPWPQEVTTQMVANFLGGGAVCNAFANQVGAEVCVIDVGVAGDLPSTPGLLPRKVRPGTADLSTGPAMTREEAIAAIEVGIETARDLVAAGNKALLTGEMGIANTTVSAALISVFTGVDPAEVTGRGTGINDETHARKVEVVRRALELHQPDPADPIGVLAAIGGLEHAAIVGLLLGGASLRTPVILDGVSAGAAALVARAIAPESLSACIAGHRSAEPGHVAALNKLGLRPLVDLDLRLGEGTGALLALPLVQSAARAMHEVATFDSAGVTEK; encoded by the coding sequence ATGACTGACACCGGCCAGGTACCGGGCGAGGGTCTCCCGGACAGTGCGGGCATGGTGGATCAGCAGGGCATCCCCGCTCCGGTCCAGATCCCGGCACCGATTCCCGGCGGCTACGCCTTCCAGGACCTCATGGACAACCCGGCCGAGCCGGAGGACGAGGAACTGCTGCTGATGCCGAGCGGCCAGGGCGCGTGGAGCGACCCCCAGGTCGTCCCGCCGGCCCCCGTCTTCCCCGTGGACCCCCAGCTCCCCGAGCCGCAGCTGTTCACCGACGCGTCCTTCGGCGCCGAGCCCGCGTACCCCGGGGCCCCGGTGGCGTACACCGAGCCGGCCGCGTACCCCGAGTTCCCCCAGCCCTCCTTCCCCGACACCGGCTACAGCGCGGGCGCGCACGAGGCGGGCGGCCGTGACTCCGGCGCGCTCGACCTCGGCGGGCTCGTCGTACCCCAGCCCGCCGCCCCGGCCGCTCCCGCGGCCCCCGTCCGGCGCCCGCTGCACATGGGCCCGCCCGTGCCCGAGGCCACCGGCGGAGTCGTACGCTCCCTCGCCGACCGCGGCCCGGCCGCGCCCCCCGCTCAGGCCGCTCCGGTGGGCGCCGTGCCGAGCACCCCGGTGGTGCCCGCGCCGCTCCGCCAGGAGGGGCCCCCGACCACGGGCCCGGAATACCTGGACGTCCCGCGCGCCGAGGCCGTCGCGGCCCCCGTCCCGCAGCCGGGCGGGATCCCGCCGCAGGCCGGTGGGCCGTGGGCGGCGGAGCCGGTCGCCGCGCCGGAGCCGGTCGCCGCGCCGGAGGCCGAGCCCGCGCAGCCGCCCGTGGAGCCGGAGCCGCTCGCGGTACCCGCAGAAACGGTGGCTCAGCCCGAGCAGCCGGGACAGCCCGAGCAGCCGGGACAGCCCGTGCAGCCCGAGCAGCAGCCCGTGGTCGCCGAGGCGCCCGCGGCAGTCGAGGCCCCCGAGCCGCAGCCGATCGAGGTCGGGCCCGTGCCCGTGGCCGCGGTCGAGGCCGTCGTGGCCGAGCCCGTCCAGCCGGAGCCGGCCCCGGCGCAGCCCGAGCCGGCCGTCCCGGTCGAGGCCGTTGCAGTCGAGCCCGTGCAGCCCGAGCCCGTCGAGCCCGTCGCCGTCGCGCCGGAGCCGGCCGAGGTCGCGCCGGAGCCGGTCGTGCCGGTCGAGGCCGTCGTGGCCGAGCCGGTCCAGCCGGAGCCGGCCCCGGCGCAGCCCGAGCCGGTCGCCCATGAGGAGCCCGTCGCGCCGGAGCTGATCGAGGTCGCGCCGGAGCCGGTCGTCCCGGTCGAGGCCGTCGTGGCCGAGCCGGTCCAGCCGGAGCCCGCCGCGGCGCAGCCCGAGCCGGTCGCTGCGGCCGAGGCCGAGCCCGAGGCGCTGGCCCCGGCCGAGCCCGCCGCAGGCGAGCAGGCAGGCGAGCACGCCGGCGACCCGGCCCCCGCCTACGCCGACGCCGAGCGCGAGGCCGTCCTGCGCGTCATGCGCGAGCGCCGCGACATCCGCAAGGGCTTCCGTACCGACCCGATCCCGCACGAGGTGCTGCTCCGCGTCCTGGAGGCGGCCCACACCGCCCCCAGCGTCGGCCACTCCCAGCCCTGGGACTTCGTCGTCATCCGCTCGGCCGAGACCCGCCGGACGATGCACGAGCTCGCCCAGCGCCAGCGCGAGGCCTACGCGAAGTCGCTGCCCAAGGGCAGGGCCAAGCAGTTCAAGGAACTCAAGATCGAGGCCATCCTCGACACCCCGGTGAACATCGTCGTCACCGCCGACCCCACCCGCGGCGGCCGCCACACCCTCGGCCGGCACACCCAGCCGCAGATGGCCCCGTACTCCTCGGCCCTCGCCGTCGAGAACCTCTGGCTCGCCGCCCGCGCCGAGGGCCTCGGCGTCGGCTGGGTCAGCTTCTTCGACGAGCGCGAGATGGTCCGCGAGCTCGGCCTGCCGGAGCACCTGGAGGTCGTCGCCTACCTGTGCGTCGGCTACGTCGACGAGTTCCCCGAGGAGCCCGAGCTCGCGCAGGCCGGCTGGTCCCAGCGCCGCCCGCTGTCCTGGGTCGTCCACGAGGAGACGTACGGGCGCCGCGCGCTGCCCGGCGAGGAGCCGCACGACCTGCTCTCGGAGACGGTCGCCAGCATCCGCCCGCTCGACGCGAAGGCGCTCGGCGAGGCCTGGGAGCGCCAGAAGCGCATGACCAAGCCCGCCGGGGCCCTGGGCATGCTGGAGATCATCTCGGCGCAGCTCGCGGGCCTCTCCCGGGTCTGCCCGCCGCCGATCCCGGAGCCGGCAGCGGTTGCGATCTTCGCGGGTGACCACGGGGTCCACGCCCAGGGAGTCACCCCGTGGCCCCAGGAGGTCACGACCCAGATGGTCGCCAACTTCCTCGGCGGCGGCGCGGTCTGCAACGCGTTCGCGAACCAGGTGGGCGCGGAGGTCTGCGTCATCGACGTCGGCGTCGCGGGCGACCTCCCGTCCACGCCGGGCCTGCTCCCGCGCAAGGTCCGCCCCGGTACGGCCGACCTCTCCACCGGCCCGGCGATGACCCGTGAGGAAGCGATCGCGGCGATCGAGGTGGGCATCGAGACGGCCCGCGACCTCGTCGCGGCCGGCAACAAGGCGCTGCTGACCGGCGAGATGGGCATCGCGAACACCACGGTCTCCGCCGCCCTGATCTCGGTCTTCACGGGCGTCGACCCGGCGGAGGTCACCGGCCGCGGCACCGGCATCAACGACGAGACGCACGCCCGCAAGGTCGAGGTCGTACGCCGGGCCCTGGAACTCCACCAGCCCGACCCGGCGGACCCGATCGGCGTCCTGGCCGCCATCGGCGGCCTGGAGCACGCGGCGATCGTGGGCCTCCTCCTGGGCGGAGCATCCCTGCGCACGCCGGTCATCCTGGACGGCGTCAGCGCCGGCGCGGCCGCCCTGGTGGCCCGCGCCATCGCCCCCGAATCCCTGTCGGCGTGCATCGCGGGTCACCGCAGCGCGGAGCCGGGCCACGTGGCGGCCCTGAACAAGCTCGGCCTGCGCCCCCTGGTCGACCTGGACCTCCGCCTCGGCGAAGGCACGGGCGCCCTGCTGGCCCTCCCGCTGGTCCAGAGCGCGGCCCGCGCGATGCACGAGGTGGCCACCTTCGACTCGGCGGGCGTCACGGAAAAGTAG
- the cbiE gene encoding precorrin-6y C5,15-methyltransferase (decarboxylating) subunit CbiE, whose amino-acid sequence MADRVTVIGWDGSPLTAAARSALSAATLVAGAAHHLALPEVPPTAERIRLGSLGLAARRIAGHRGTAVVFADGDPGFFGVVRTLRAPEHGLEVEVVPAVSSVAAAFARAGMPWDDAQVVVAHPRTLRRAVNVCRAHAKVAVLTSPGAGPAELALLLDGVHRTFVVCEELGTDREQVSVLTSDKAADHSWRDPNVVIVIGGAGQTPAADPGWLLGQGAAHSGDRGWARPQPDAGEGESAQLRAAQLARLGPRTGDLVWDIGAGSGGVAVDAAVLGAAVIAVDADPRACERVTAAARKRGVQLQVVAGRAPHVLENLPEPDVVRVGGGGAEVVAAVADRRPERIVSHASTRDEAEAIGRTLTEHGYAVECALLQSVALDPRTWAEQDRSVVFLLSAERPVTR is encoded by the coding sequence ATGGCCGACCGGGTCACGGTGATCGGCTGGGACGGTTCGCCCCTGACCGCGGCCGCCCGGTCCGCGCTCTCCGCCGCCACCCTCGTGGCCGGCGCCGCCCACCACCTCGCCCTCCCCGAGGTCCCGCCCACCGCCGAACGCATCCGCCTCGGCAGCCTCGGCCTCGCCGCCCGCCGCATCGCCGGCCACCGCGGCACCGCGGTGGTCTTCGCCGACGGGGACCCCGGCTTCTTCGGCGTCGTACGCACCCTGCGCGCCCCCGAGCACGGCCTGGAGGTCGAGGTGGTCCCGGCCGTCTCCTCCGTGGCCGCCGCCTTCGCCCGCGCCGGCATGCCCTGGGACGACGCCCAGGTCGTCGTCGCCCACCCCCGCACCCTGCGCCGCGCCGTCAACGTCTGCCGCGCCCACGCCAAGGTCGCCGTCCTCACCTCGCCCGGCGCCGGCCCCGCCGAACTGGCCCTGCTCCTCGACGGAGTCCACCGCACCTTCGTCGTCTGCGAGGAACTCGGCACGGACCGGGAGCAGGTGAGCGTCCTCACCTCCGACAAGGCCGCCGACCACAGCTGGCGCGACCCCAACGTCGTCATCGTCATCGGCGGCGCAGGACAGACCCCGGCCGCCGACCCGGGCTGGCTGCTCGGCCAGGGCGCCGCCCACTCCGGCGACCGGGGCTGGGCGCGCCCGCAGCCCGACGCGGGCGAAGGGGAGTCGGCGCAGCTGCGCGCGGCCCAGCTCGCCCGACTCGGCCCGCGCACCGGCGACCTCGTCTGGGACATCGGCGCCGGCTCCGGCGGCGTGGCCGTGGACGCCGCCGTCCTCGGCGCCGCCGTCATCGCGGTCGACGCCGACCCGCGCGCCTGCGAACGCGTAACTGCCGCCGCCCGCAAGCGCGGAGTGCAGCTCCAGGTCGTCGCCGGGCGGGCACCGCACGTACTGGAGAACCTGCCCGAGCCCGACGTCGTCCGCGTCGGCGGCGGCGGGGCCGAGGTCGTCGCGGCCGTCGCCGACCGCCGCCCCGAACGGATCGTCAGCCACGCCTCCACCCGCGACGAGGCGGAGGCCATCGGCCGCACCCTCACCGAACACGGTTACGCCGTCGAGTGCGCCCTGCTCCAGTCCGTCGCCCTGGACCCCCGCACCTGGGCCGAACAGGACCGTTCCGTGGTGTTCCTCCTGTCGGCAGAACGTCCTGTGACCCGCTGA
- a CDS encoding GNAT family N-acetyltransferase: MTTTFPDVTISTERLVLRPFEEEDVTALTEMMNDEYVTAWTTVAHPYTHADAHGWATRDSHTERTEGRGIVFAVTEFLTQRLVGIVHLRNTNWRTRATEVGYVTAPWARGEGYASESVLAVAQWLFRDQGFERLELRTAADNTASQQVAQKIGCISEGVLRNAWIVRTQTPDGAWTDTRTDLIVWSLVPEDLDEGDGYDGYDSYDGYAGSTAFGQRADAHGRAVGADWN; encoded by the coding sequence ATGACTACCACCTTCCCGGACGTCACCATCAGCACGGAACGGCTGGTGCTGCGCCCCTTCGAGGAAGAGGACGTCACCGCGCTCACCGAGATGATGAACGACGAGTACGTCACCGCCTGGACCACCGTGGCGCACCCCTACACCCACGCCGACGCGCACGGCTGGGCCACCCGCGACTCCCACACCGAACGCACCGAGGGCCGCGGCATCGTCTTCGCCGTCACCGAGTTCCTCACCCAGCGCCTCGTCGGCATCGTCCACCTCCGGAACACCAACTGGCGCACCCGCGCCACCGAGGTCGGCTACGTCACCGCCCCCTGGGCCCGCGGCGAGGGCTACGCCAGCGAATCCGTCCTGGCCGTCGCCCAATGGCTCTTCCGCGACCAGGGGTTCGAGCGCCTCGAACTGCGCACCGCCGCCGACAACACCGCCTCCCAGCAGGTCGCCCAGAAGATCGGCTGCATCAGCGAAGGCGTGCTGCGCAACGCGTGGATAGTGCGCACGCAGACGCCCGACGGAGCCTGGACCGACACCCGCACCGACCTCATCGTCTGGAGCCTCGTCCCCGAGGACCTCGACGAAGGCGACGGATACGATGGCTACGACTCCTACGACGGGTACGCGGGCAGCACCGCCTTCGGGCAGCGGGCCGACGCGCACGGCCGCGCCGTCGGCGCCGACTGGAACTGA
- a CDS encoding MetQ/NlpA family ABC transporter substrate-binding protein codes for MRKNIKLTALAATATALALGLTACGSSSDPSSGKADGGKTDESKPLVIAASPSPHADILNFVKDNLAAKEGLKLDVKEFTDYVLPNTATEQGQVAGNFFQHKPYLDDFNKKNNTHVVPVVNVHLEPLGLYSKKVKAIADIKAGQTIAVPNDTTNEGRALQLLAANNLITLKEGVGTSAKLSDITDKKGLEFKELEAATVPRALNDVDAAVINGNYAIEAKLSPAKDALILEKAEGNPYANFLAVKEGNQNDPRIQKLAKLLNSDEVKKFIEEKYQGSVIPAFGTPAS; via the coding sequence GTGCGTAAGAACATCAAGCTCACCGCCCTCGCCGCCACGGCCACCGCGCTCGCCCTCGGCCTCACCGCCTGCGGCAGCTCCTCGGACCCGTCCTCCGGCAAGGCCGACGGCGGCAAGACCGACGAGAGCAAGCCGCTCGTCATCGCGGCCTCCCCGAGCCCGCACGCCGACATCCTGAACTTCGTCAAGGACAACCTCGCGGCGAAGGAGGGCCTCAAGCTCGACGTCAAGGAGTTCACGGACTACGTCCTGCCGAACACCGCCACCGAGCAGGGGCAGGTCGCCGGCAACTTCTTCCAGCACAAGCCGTACCTCGACGACTTCAACAAGAAGAACAACACGCACGTCGTGCCCGTCGTGAACGTGCACCTGGAGCCCCTCGGCCTCTACTCCAAGAAGGTCAAGGCGATAGCCGACATCAAGGCCGGCCAGACCATCGCCGTGCCCAACGACACCACCAACGAGGGCCGCGCGCTCCAGCTGCTCGCCGCGAACAACCTGATCACCCTCAAGGAGGGCGTCGGCACCAGCGCCAAGCTGTCCGACATCACCGACAAGAAGGGCCTGGAGTTCAAGGAGCTGGAGGCCGCCACGGTCCCGCGCGCCCTGAACGACGTGGACGCCGCCGTCATCAACGGCAACTACGCCATCGAGGCCAAGCTGTCGCCCGCCAAGGACGCCCTGATCCTGGAGAAGGCCGAGGGCAACCCCTACGCCAACTTCCTCGCGGTCAAGGAAGGCAACCAGAACGACCCGCGGATCCAGAAGCTCGCCAAGCTGCTGAACTCCGACGAGGTCAAGAAGTTCATCGAGGAGAAGTACCAGGGCTCGGTCATCCCGGCCTTCGGCACCCCGGCCTCCTGA
- a CDS encoding methionine ABC transporter permease — MTWSEMQPLLTQGTYDTLYMVLWSTLVTVLGGLPIGILLVLTDKGGLLQNQPLNKVLGVIVNIGRSLPFIILLIFLIPVTTAVVGTFIGPTAMIVPLAIGAVPFFARLVETAVREVDHGLIEAVESMGGGIPTLVGKVLLPQALPSLVAGVTTTVITLVGYSAMAGAVGGEGLGSKAITYGFQRFETGFMVATVAVLIVLVTVVQLAGDGVVRLLARRGRTA; from the coding sequence GTGACCTGGTCCGAAATGCAGCCCCTGCTCACCCAGGGCACCTACGACACCCTCTACATGGTGCTGTGGTCCACCCTGGTGACCGTGCTCGGCGGACTGCCCATCGGCATCCTGCTGGTGCTCACCGACAAGGGCGGCCTGCTGCAGAACCAGCCGCTCAACAAGGTCCTCGGCGTGATCGTGAACATAGGCCGCTCGCTGCCGTTCATCATCCTGCTGATCTTCCTGATCCCGGTCACCACCGCGGTCGTCGGCACCTTCATCGGCCCCACCGCCATGATCGTCCCGCTGGCCATCGGCGCCGTCCCCTTCTTCGCCCGGCTCGTCGAGACCGCCGTCCGCGAGGTGGACCACGGCCTGATCGAGGCCGTCGAGTCCATGGGCGGCGGCATCCCCACCCTCGTCGGCAAGGTGCTCCTGCCGCAGGCCCTGCCCTCGCTGGTCGCCGGTGTCACCACCACCGTCATCACCCTCGTCGGCTACTCCGCCATGGCCGGCGCCGTCGGCGGCGAAGGACTCGGCTCCAAGGCCATCACGTACGGCTTCCAGCGCTTCGAGACCGGCTTCATGGTCGCCACCGTCGCGGTCCTGATCGTCCTCGTCACGGTGGTCCAGCTGGCCGGCGACGGCGTGGTCCGCCTCCTGGCCCGCCGCGGCCGCACCGCCTGA
- a CDS encoding methionine ABC transporter ATP-binding protein: MITTSGLTKVYQSRGREVTALDGVDLHVREGEVYGVIGQSGAGKSSLIRCVNLLERPTTGTVSVDGVDLTALAGRGRRAGKELREARSRIGMVFQHFNLLSSRTVQGNVELPLEILGVSGRERSRKALELLDLVGLADKAKAYPTQLSGGQKQRVGIARALAGDPKVLLSDEATSALDPETTRSILKLLRDLNQQLGLTVLLITHEMDVVKTVCDSAALMKNGRIVESGTVAELLATPGSELAGELFPVTGAATGPDRTVVDVTFHGEAAAQPVISQLSRTYNIDISILGAAMDTVAGRLIGRMRIELPGRYEDNVVPVGFLREQGLQVDVIDEADEIDDELAALVKDGAK; this comes from the coding sequence GTGATCACCACATCGGGCCTCACGAAGGTCTACCAGTCCCGTGGCCGCGAGGTCACCGCCCTGGACGGCGTCGATCTCCACGTCCGTGAGGGCGAGGTGTACGGAGTCATCGGCCAGAGCGGCGCCGGCAAGTCCTCCCTGATCCGCTGCGTGAACCTGCTGGAGCGCCCCACCACCGGCACCGTGAGCGTCGACGGAGTCGACCTCACCGCGCTCGCCGGCCGCGGCCGCCGCGCCGGCAAGGAGCTCCGCGAGGCCCGCAGCCGCATCGGCATGGTCTTCCAGCACTTCAACCTGCTGTCCTCGCGCACCGTCCAGGGCAACGTCGAACTGCCGCTGGAGATCCTCGGCGTCTCCGGCCGCGAGCGCTCCCGCAAGGCGCTCGAACTCCTCGACCTGGTCGGCCTCGCCGACAAGGCCAAGGCCTACCCCACGCAGCTCTCCGGCGGCCAGAAGCAGCGCGTCGGCATCGCCCGCGCCCTGGCCGGCGACCCCAAGGTGCTGCTCTCCGACGAGGCCACCAGCGCCTTGGACCCCGAGACCACCCGCTCCATCCTCAAGCTGCTGCGCGACCTCAACCAGCAGCTCGGCCTCACCGTTCTGCTCATCACGCACGAGATGGACGTGGTCAAGACCGTCTGCGACTCGGCCGCCCTGATGAAGAACGGCCGGATCGTCGAGTCCGGCACCGTCGCCGAACTGCTCGCCACCCCCGGCTCCGAGCTGGCGGGCGAGCTCTTCCCGGTCACCGGCGCGGCCACCGGCCCCGACCGCACCGTCGTCGACGTCACCTTCCACGGCGAGGCCGCCGCCCAGCCGGTCATCTCGCAGCTCTCGCGCACGTACAACATCGACATCTCGATCCTCGGCGCCGCGATGGACACCGTCGCCGGCCGGCTGATCGGCCGCATGCGCATCGAACTGCCCGGCCGCTACGAGGACAACGTCGTGCCGGTGGGCTTCCTGCGTGAGCAGGGCCTCCAGGTCGACGTGATCGACGAGGCCGACGAGATCGACGACGAACTGGCCGCGCTGGTCAAGGATGGTGCGAAGTGA
- a CDS encoding GNAT family N-acetyltransferase: MGMSVTISAAAAEDAEQIFKLQYLAFQREAELYGNYLIQPLTQSLDSLKGELAADTVLVARLGDEIVGTVRGSVDEDGTGKIAKLCVHPRLQGHGLGARLLRAVEEALASPGTTTRFRLHTGHKSESNLRLYRKAGYVKVGGRTASDGVQLVILEKEAKDPTDFTVSA, encoded by the coding sequence ATGGGCATGAGCGTGACCATTTCGGCGGCGGCTGCCGAGGACGCTGAGCAGATCTTCAAACTGCAGTACCTGGCCTTCCAGCGCGAGGCCGAGCTGTACGGCAACTACCTCATCCAGCCGCTCACCCAGTCCCTGGACTCCCTCAAGGGAGAGCTGGCGGCGGACACGGTCCTGGTGGCCCGGCTCGGCGACGAGATCGTCGGCACCGTGCGCGGCAGCGTGGACGAGGACGGCACCGGCAAGATCGCCAAGCTGTGCGTCCACCCGCGCCTGCAGGGCCACGGACTCGGCGCGCGCCTGCTGCGCGCGGTCGAGGAGGCCCTCGCGAGCCCCGGCACCACCACTCGCTTCCGCCTGCACACCGGACACAAGAGCGAGTCCAACCTGCGCCTCTACCGCAAGGCCGGCTACGTCAAGGTCGGCGGCCGCACGGCCTCCGACGGGGTCCAGCTGGTGATCCTGGAGAAGGAGGCCAAGGACCCGACCGACTTCACGGTCAGCGCGTAG
- a CDS encoding RNA polymerase sigma factor — protein sequence MDLLKADLFEKLGPLLSAEAAAEAAGTGMDAADLEQAVWVRLLESDRRAPDPAEPAEPARWLRRAVRAEARLARRRARREVPYDGPPVGDSAGDEPAVGREPAAGTEPEDALLHGEVNRALRSAVARLPGRCPELMKAFLSPRDLTYREIAGELGISQGSLGPVRSRCLGCLRRMLAAEVAAPGLRGKER from the coding sequence ATGGACCTGCTGAAGGCTGACCTCTTTGAGAAGCTCGGCCCGCTGCTCTCCGCGGAGGCGGCCGCGGAGGCCGCGGGCACCGGAATGGACGCGGCCGACCTGGAACAAGCCGTCTGGGTCAGGCTGCTGGAGAGCGACCGGCGCGCCCCCGATCCCGCCGAGCCGGCGGAGCCGGCGCGCTGGCTGCGCCGGGCGGTACGCGCGGAGGCCCGCCTGGCCCGGCGCCGGGCCCGCCGGGAGGTCCCGTACGACGGCCCGCCGGTCGGCGACAGCGCGGGAGACGAGCCGGCCGTCGGACGCGAACCGGCCGCGGGGACCGAACCGGAAGACGCCCTTCTGCACGGTGAGGTGAACCGCGCACTCCGATCGGCGGTCGCCCGGTTGCCCGGACGCTGTCCCGAGCTGATGAAGGCATTTCTTTCGCCCAGAGACCTCACTTACCGTGAAATCGCAGGAGAGTTGGGTATCTCACAAGGAAGTTTGGGGCCCGTCCGTTCCCGTTGCCTGGGATGTCTGCGCAGAATGCTGGCTGCAGAGGTTGCGGCTCCTGGCCTTCGGGGAAAGGAGCGGTAG
- a CDS encoding glycerophosphodiester phosphodiesterase: protein MTQGGAARRTVLGAAVLAAGGGITGFGAGSASAASGGHGDGGHRDLPYPTVIGHRGASGYRPEHTLGSYQLALDLGADVIEQDLVPTKDGHLVCRHENEIGGTTDVADHPGFAARRTTKSVDGVSVTGWFTEDFTLAELKTLRAKERIPAVRQRNTLYDGQWAVPTFEEVLRWANREGRRRDRQVWLHVETKHPSYFRALGLGLEEPLAKLLRRYGRDRHDSAVFLQSFEPSSIQRLSRLVSAPRVVLLSAANTRPWDFEQAKDPRTVADLVKPEGLKWIAGFAQGIGPTMDLILPRTADGRLGAPTTLVKDAHAHGLVLHPYTARNENSFLPAEYRKGTDPAAYGDALAAFRTYFEQGIDGIFTDNPDTGLLAAEAFRPGRRPVNG, encoded by the coding sequence ATGACACAGGGTGGGGCAGCGCGGCGCACGGTCCTGGGGGCGGCCGTCCTGGCGGCCGGGGGCGGCATCACCGGATTCGGGGCGGGATCCGCGTCCGCCGCGAGCGGCGGGCACGGCGACGGAGGCCACCGGGACCTCCCCTACCCGACGGTCATCGGGCACCGCGGAGCCAGCGGCTACCGGCCGGAGCACACGCTCGGCTCCTACCAGCTCGCCCTCGACCTGGGCGCCGACGTCATCGAGCAGGACCTGGTCCCGACCAAGGACGGGCACCTGGTGTGCCGCCACGAGAACGAGATCGGCGGTACCACGGACGTCGCCGACCACCCCGGGTTCGCCGCCCGGCGCACCACCAAGTCCGTCGACGGGGTCTCCGTCACCGGCTGGTTCACCGAGGACTTCACCCTCGCCGAGCTGAAGACCCTGCGCGCGAAGGAACGCATCCCCGCCGTCCGGCAGCGGAACACCCTCTACGACGGCCAGTGGGCGGTGCCCACCTTCGAGGAGGTGCTGCGCTGGGCCAACCGGGAGGGCCGCCGGCGCGACAGGCAGGTCTGGCTGCACGTGGAGACCAAGCACCCCAGCTACTTCCGGGCCCTGGGCCTCGGGCTGGAAGAGCCCCTCGCCAAGCTGCTGCGCCGCTACGGACGCGACCGCCACGACTCGGCGGTCTTCCTCCAGTCCTTCGAGCCCTCCAGCATCCAGCGGCTCTCCCGGCTGGTCTCCGCGCCCCGCGTGGTGCTGCTCTCCGCGGCGAACACGCGTCCCTGGGACTTCGAACAGGCCAAGGACCCGCGGACGGTCGCGGACCTGGTCAAGCCCGAGGGCCTGAAGTGGATCGCCGGCTTCGCCCAGGGCATCGGCCCGACCATGGACCTGATCCTCCCGCGCACGGCGGACGGCAGGCTCGGAGCCCCGACCACCCTGGTGAAGGACGCCCACGCGCACGGGCTGGTGCTGCACCCCTATACCGCGCGCAACGAGAACAGCTTCCTGCCGGCCGAGTACCGCAAGGGCACGGACCCTGCCGCCTACGGCGACGCCCTCGCCGCCTTCCGGACGTACTTCGAACAGGGCATCGACGGGATCTTCACCGACAACCCGGACACCGGACTGCTCGCGGCCGAGGCCTTCCGCCCGGGCCGACGCCCCGTCAACGGCTGA
- a CDS encoding lysophospholipid acyltransferase family protein, whose amino-acid sequence MRMMFRTRVEGVENIPGDGPVILAGNHLTFIDSMILPLVCDRTVHFIGKDEYVTGKGVKGRAMAWFFTGAGMIPVDRDGANGGVAALMTGRRILEEGKIFGIYPEGTRSPDGRLYRGRTGIARLTLMTGAPVVPFAMIGTDKLQPGGAGMPRPGRVTVRFGEPMEFSRYEGMDRDRYVLRAVTDSVMAEVMRLSGQEYVDMYATKAKAA is encoded by the coding sequence ATGCGCATGATGTTCCGCACCCGCGTGGAGGGCGTCGAGAACATCCCCGGCGACGGACCGGTGATCCTGGCGGGCAACCACCTCACCTTCATCGACTCCATGATCCTTCCGCTGGTCTGCGACCGTACGGTCCACTTCATCGGCAAGGACGAGTACGTGACGGGCAAGGGCGTCAAGGGGCGCGCCATGGCCTGGTTCTTCACCGGGGCCGGCATGATCCCCGTGGACCGTGACGGGGCCAACGGCGGGGTCGCGGCCCTGATGACCGGCCGCCGGATCCTCGAAGAGGGCAAGATCTTCGGCATCTACCCCGAGGGCACCCGCTCCCCCGACGGCCGGCTCTACCGCGGCCGCACCGGCATCGCCCGCCTGACCCTGATGACCGGCGCCCCCGTGGTCCCGTTCGCGATGATCGGCACCGACAAGCTCCAGCCCGGCGGCGCCGGCATGCCACGCCCCGGCCGCGTCACCGTCCGCTTCGGCGAGCCGATGGAGTTCTCCCGCTACGAGGGCATGGACCGCGACCGCTACGTGCTGCGCGCCGTCACCGACTCGGTGATGGCCGAGGTCATGCGGCTCTCGGGGCAGGAGTACGTGGACATGTACGCCACCAAGGCGAAGGCCGCGTAG